GCGAAATGCCCAGCAGGGTTTCACCCGCAGCGATGCGGTGCTCACCGAGTCCTGGAATCCTCAGCGTCTGACCCTGTCGCAGCTTTTCCTGTTTCGGTGCCGCGAAATGGGCCAGCTCAGGGGCCAGGCGCGCGTTGCCCCAGTAGCGTTGTGCGAGTTCAGACCAGGTGTCGCCGATGCGAACGACGTGCTGCCGGACGTCGGTTTGTTTTGGAGTGGCCGCACTAGCCAGCAGTGGCAATAGCATCAGCAAGCAGGCCGAGGCCCTGAAGAGTCGGCGCATCACGGTCGGCTCGCCTTCTGGAAAACGTGCCGGACGACACTGGTCGTTCCCGCTTCCAGTTGGATTTCACGCGAAACCTCACCGAAGGTAGGGTGTTTGAAGACGACGCGATGCCGACCGGCGCTCAGTTCCAGTTCCGCGGCGCGTGGAGTCAGGAAGGGTTTGCGCGCATCGATCGAGACCTCGGCCCAGGGGTAGACCGCGAAGCGCACGCTGGCGGTCGCGGTGTCTACGCCGGCATTGACCGGCGGTGTCACGTCCAGGTCTGCCTCGGGGTCGCTCGGAGCGGGCGCCGGGCCGAACAGACTCGCCCCCAGTAGAAGCGCGAGTACGCCGCCACCGGCCAGCGGCAAGCCGATCTTTCGCTTCGCTCGCGGACCCTCGGCGGTTTCGCGGACTTCCACGCGCGCGGGCGGTTTCGCCTTCTCTGCGGGTTTGACCTGAGCGGGCGTTCCGCGGCGCGCCAGCACCAGCCAGGCCGCGATCTCGTTGCGCGTCTCGGGTGCACCGAGTCGCGTCTGGATCGCTTCCAGTTTTGCCACGATCGCGGCGGCCGAAGGACGCTGGGCTGCGAGTTCCGCGACGCATTGTTCGATCAGTCGCGCCAACGAGCGTTCGAGCCGCGAGGCGCGCAGTCCGCTGGGGGGCTCGCCATGGGTGGTCAGCATTTCGCGCAGCACGACTCCGAAGGAGTACACGTCGAGGCGCGCGGCGGGAGCTCCAGCCGCCCCGAGCGGTGGAGCGCTGTATTCGCTCTCGACAGGCAGTTCTGGGGGTTCTTCTTCGTCCGCTTCGCGCGCGTAGCCGAAACCGCCGATCTTCACGTCGCCCCAGCGACTCAGCTGTATGTTCTCGGGCCGGAAATCGCCGTGAATCACGCCGCGGTCGTGCACCTCGGACAGACCGCGGGCCAGTTCCAGGCCGATGCGCGCCACGATGCCGGGTCGAAGCTTTCTGTCCCAGCTCAGGATTTCGCGCAGGTCCGGTCCATCGACGTGTTCCATGACCAGGTAGTGGTCACCACGAGAGCCGAACAGGTCGAAGATCCCGACGATATTGGGATGTACGACGCGGCCACCCAGCCGAGCCTCGCGCCGGAAGCGCTCGACGAGGCGCGTATTGGACAGGAGATCGGCGCGCAGCTTGCGCAGCACGACCATGCGGTCGACACCCGGCTGTCGACCCAGGAAGAACTCACCCGATTCGCGGGTAGCGATCTTCGCGCGAACCTCGACGCTGCCAATGGCCCGAGTCTGCACTGCCCCCAACCCCCCGGGCACTCATCCTAACCCGGTGGAGTCACGGCACAACCGCTTCAGCCTCGGCAAGCAAGTCTAGGTAGAGCCAGTAGGCGACCAGGAAGTCCAGCCCGGTGAATTCGAGGTCAGGTGCGACAGCACGATGGAGCCGAAACGGACTGGATTTCCATTCGAAAGAGGTCGCCGGGCGCAACCCGATCGGAACGGGCGAGCGCGCCAGGCGTTCGAACTTGCGACCCGGGAGCCAGCGTCGCGGGAGCGACTCGATGCCCGATCTCGCGGGTTGCTTGCGCTTGTCTGGCGGGAAGGAGGCGAGTTGCGAGCGCACGGATTCCAGCAGCTCGGCACTGCACACGCCCGGTTCGAGCTGGCAGAAGATCGCGGTGAAGTAGGGGTTCTCGTACTCCCGCACTCGCGACCAGGCTCGGTACAGACCGTGACGCAATTCGGGGAGCACCGGATCTTCACTTGTGCGCGCGAGCGGGATCAGCGCGCGATACAGATGGAAGGCCATCAGATCGTTGGAGTGGTTGGTGATGCCGAAGACGCTCAGATTGGTGACGCGCGAGCGCGCGCCCACGCGAAAGCGGTCGCGCAGACGATCGCGTTGGGCGGACCAGCGCGGATCATCGTCGAGTGCGGCTGCGAGCGCGAAGAGTCCGTAGCCGGTGAGCTGCGCCTGAGCGTTGAATCCGAAGCCCGAGCGGGGTGAGAGATCTCCGAAGCGCGTGGGCTCGCCATCGACATCGATCACTTGCATATCGTTGGCGAGCAGATGTTCGGCCGCATCGACGACCAGGGAACGCGTGCGCCGGGGGAACTCGTCGCGACACAGGGCTGTGGCCAGCACCAGTCCGTTCGCGTACTGGTCCATCGATGCGTCGTCGCGCCACCAGAAGGACTCGTAACCCGAAGCGCCCCGATGCCAGCGCTCCGGGCGGCGAGAGGAGGGCCCGCTGCGGCGAATTGCGCGGGCCAGCAAACCGCGTCGGCCGCTCACGCGCGCCAGAAGCTCCAGTCCCGAGAGCGCACGTTCCGCATCGGCGAGTGCTTCGGCGCGCGCAGCGCCGGAGCTGTGCCGGGAGTGCGCGCAGGCGCTGGCCGCCAGGATTCCGTTGAACGTCGGTGTATCGGCCAGATCGGGGTAGCTGCCGACTTCGAGGTCGCGCGCGATCTGGCTCAGTTTCACGCGATACAGCACCAGACCCTCGCGCGACCAGTGCCGCTCGAGCAGAGCGCGGCGAAACTCCTGGGCTCGTTGCGCCAACGGATCTTCGGCCGCCGGTGACGGAAGGGCGAACAGAACGAGAAGCGATACCCAGCAGACGAACCGGGTTCGTTTCACGGCGTCATCCGCCCCGGACACCCGAGGCCACGTCGCGCGCACGTTCGAGTTCCGCCGTGACTCCGCTGTAGACACCGCGATACGCCTCGGGCAGCAGATCGGCAATCAGGAAGCCGAGCGCGTCGCCCACCACATTGCGCTTGCCTCCCGCAGCGCGAAATAGCGCGACCGGATCCAGGGCCTCACCCATCCGCGCGCGAACCACTGCGGGATACACGTGGTCCTCTTCGATCGGGACCAGGCGCTCGCTGCCCCAGAGTCCGAAGGGAATGACCAGCGCGTCCTCGTGTTCGATATAGCGCGCGACTGCGGCCAGACAGCGTTGCATCTGCCCGTCGCGACTGCGCGAGCCCTCGGGGAAGACCAGCAGGTGCTCGCCGAGTTTCTGGCGTTCCGCCACCACACCCAGAGTCTGACGGGCCAGCTTGGCCACCTCGCGCGCGGACATGACGGCCTCGCCGGACGCTCGCGCGGTGCTCTGTGGGATTTTGATGGTTCCAAAGCACAGGCTCGCCAGGCGCCGGATCGGCAGTGCAAAGACCTTGGGGCCGACCATCACGGTGAGCCGTTCACTGACCGCGCCGCAACCGGCTGATTCGAACAGATAATCCAGCACATTGCCGTCCACGAAACTCAGGTGGTTGCCCAGAAAAACCACCGATCGCCCGCGCGTCACCTCCAGAACCCGCGCGTTCAAGAGTTTGGAGGCGGGCAGGATCGAGTTGCGCAGCGCCAGATGGGACAGGCGTCTTCCCACGGGATCGGCTGCGTGGTAGCCCCAGGAATCACCGGTGGTCAGCTGGCGGCGTGCCATCTCGGCCAGGGCAGGGTCGTCGAATTCCGCCAGACCCAGCGGCAGGGATTCCATCAGCGCCGCCGTGCTATCCGCACCCCAGTTCGAAAGAAACTCGGCCAGGCCAAGCACGAATTGCTCGCGGTCGAACCCCGGGTCACTGTCCGTCTTTGCACTCATTCGCCGGGGAGCATAGCGATTCTTCGGGCACTTCAATCCACCGCACGAAAGCCATTTTCAATCCTCCCCGTCCGACCGGGCGGCATCGCTGCTACAGCACGATTGCAATGTCGTCATCCGTGGCATCGCGTGGGTGTCGCTGGGTGCGGAAGTGCGGCTTCCAGTACAGGTGGATTGGCCACCCGTTTCGCGTATTCGTAAAGTGCGTCGCCAATGCAGAACCGGGATTTGATCGAGCGGCGGTATGCGGACTTCTACAACCTCTATGTCTCTGACTTCCGCCAGGACATAGCGTGCTACTTGGACGTAACGGCCAAGTATCCGGGGCCCGTCCTGGAAGTCGGCTGTGGCACCGGACGCGTCATGGCGAAGCTGGCGCAGGCGGGATTCGAAGTTCACGGCGTGGATACGGCCAGGCCAATGCTCGAAATTGCCCGGCGCAATCTGGCCCCATACGGCGATCGCGCACACATTGCCGACTTCGATCTCCGGTACGCTCCTCTCTACGACGGCTTTCACAGCGTGATCGTCAGCTTGTACAGCTTCAACACCTTGATCGACGTGGAAGAGCAACGACTCTTCCTTCGCCACATGACGCGCTCGCTCAAGAGCCCTGGCGTCGTCATCTTTGACCTCTTCTGTCCTCTTTCGATGATCCAGCCCGAGATCTCTGGCGAGTGGCGTGTGATCGAGCGAAGCGTTGGCGAACACAAGCTGGTCGTACGCGATCGCCGGGACATGCTCACGCCACTGCTCGAGCGGCGCACACAGCTATTCAGTATCGACGGTGAACCCGAAGCCGAAATGGTCACCCATCGGCGCTACATCCCACCCCAGCAGGCCAGCCAGCTCCTGCGCGAGGCCGGTTACGAGAACGTTCGCTGGGTGCAGAACTACGATCTTGCGACCGCGGCGTCTGTCGAGAGCAACTCGCGACCCGAAGGTCCGTTCCTGATCATCGCGGAACGTTAGAGGCCCGCAGCTGCGGCCGCGCGCCTCTGGCTCGTCATGGGTTCCCGGTCCGCGCTCTCTCCGGGCCTTGTGTGCTACAACGTGGCGGCTATGGCTGGAAAGAACTTACTAGACAAGGTCTGGGACCTTCATTCGGTGCGCGAGCTGCCCGGTGGGCAGACGCAGTTGATGATTGGATTGCATCTGATCCACGAGGTCACCAGTCCTCAGGGTTTTCAGATGCTCGAGGACGCGGGACTGCCGGTCCTGATGCCCGGTCGCACCTTTGCGACCGTGGATCACATCGTGCCGACCGACGACCTGTCCCGACCGCTGGCCGATCCGCTGGCTGAAGAGATGCTGAGTACTCTGGAACAGAACACCGAAAAGCACGCCGTACGGTTTTTTGCGATCGGTTCGGGCCACCAGGGAGTTCTGCACGTGGTAGGGCCTGAGATGGGTCTGACCCAGCCGGGCATGACGATCGCCTGCGGCGACAGCCACACCTCTACACACGGAGCTTTTGGCGCGATCGCGTTCGGTATCGGTACGAGCCAGGTGCGCGATGTTCTGGCCAGCCAGTGCCTGGCGTTGGTGCGACCCAAGGTGCGGCGCATCGTCATCGACGGGGAACTGGGCAGTGGCGTGACCGCCAAGGACGTCATCTTGCACATCATCCGCGTGCTCGGTGTGAAGGGCGGCGTGGGTTATGCGTACGAGTATGCGGGTAGTGTGGTCGAGCACATGACCATGGAAGAGCGCATGACCCTGTGCAATATGTCGATCGAGGGCGGTGCGCGCGTCGGCTATGTGAACCCCGACCGCATCACCTTCGATTATCTCGAGGGCCGAACTCACGCGCCGGAGGGTGAAGCGTTCGCGCGCGCCATCGAATGGTGGAAGACGATCGTCAGCGATGCGGATGCGAGTTACGACGACGAAGTGGCGATTCCCGCGTCGGACATTGCGCCGACGGTCACCTGGGGGATCAACCCGGGACACGCAATCAGCATCGGCGAATCCCTGCCACGCGTCGAAAGTCTGCCTGACGACGAACGCGGTTCGGCCGAAGAGGCCTATGGCTTCATGCAACTCGAACCCGGTGCGCCGATCGCCGGAACGCGCATCAACGTGGCGTTCATCGGTTCGTGCACGAACGGTCGCCTGTCCGACCTGCGCGAAGCTGCCAAGATCGCGCAGGGCCGCAAGGTAGAAGCACATGTGCGCGCGTTGGTCGTTCCCGGATCCGAACTGGTAAAGAAACAGGCCGAAGCCGAAGGCCTGCACGAAATCTTCGAGGCCGCGGGTTTCGAGTGGCGCGAAGCGGGTTGTTCGATGTGCCTGGCCATGAATCCAGACAAGCTGGTCGGTCGTGAGATGTGCGCGTCCAGCTCAAACCGGAATTTTCGCGGACGCCAGGGAAGCCCGACCGGTCGCACGCTTCTGATGAGTCCGGCCATGGTTGCAGCCGCCGCCGTTACCGGTGCGGTCACCGATGTGCGGGAGTTCAAGGGATGAGCAAGACGGAAAAGATCACCGGGCGCCGAGGCAAGGGTGTGGTCGTGCGCGGTCACGATATCGACACCGACCAGATCATTCCCGCGCGCTTCATGACATCGATTCGTTTTGCCGGTCTGGAAGATCATGTCTTCGAAGACTTGCGCTTTACCGCCGACGGTACACCCAAGGGCCATCCATTCAATGAAGAGCGTTTTGCCGCAGCGTCGATTTTGGTCGTAAACCGGAATTTCGGCTGCGGGAGTTCGCGTGAACACGCGCCCCAGGCGTTGCAACGCTGGGGTATTGGTGCGCTGGTGGGAGAGTCGTTTGCCGAGATCTTCTTTGGCAATTGCATCGCCATGGGCATCATCGCAGTCACGGCGTCGGCCGACGATGTCGGCAAGCTCATGGACTCGATCGAGCTCGATCCCGATCAGGAAATCGCCATCGATCTGGAGAGCAAGACTGTCACCTGGCGCGGAGGTTCCGCGGCCGTTTCGATTCCGGACGGCCCGCGTCAACAACTGCTCGAAGGCAGCTGGGATGCCATGCGCAATCTCTTGAGCGCAAGCGACGAGATCCGCGCAACCGCAGAGCGCATTCCCTACATCGACGGCTTCTAGCGTCCTGTTCCAGCTAGGGAAACCGCTTCGCGTCAGGCTTCTTCCGGCAGGATCTGTTTGAAAAGCGGCTCCAGGTCCGGACCCTGTCGCACGTTGTGTCCGCCGTCGACGCCGATGCATTGTCCGGTGATCCAGCTCGATTCGTCCGAGAGCAGGAACGCGACCAGGTTCCCGACGTCCTCGGGTTCGCCGACGCGCGAGATCGGCATACGACGTTCGTACTCG
This genomic stretch from bacterium harbors:
- a CDS encoding serine/threonine protein kinase; the protein is MQTRAIGSVEVRAKIATRESGEFFLGRQPGVDRMVVLRKLRADLLSNTRLVERFRREARLGGRVVHPNIVGIFDLFGSRGDHYLVMEHVDGPDLREILSWDRKLRPGIVARIGLELARGLSEVHDRGVIHGDFRPENIQLSRWGDVKIGGFGYAREADEEEPPELPVESEYSAPPLGAAGAPAARLDVYSFGVVLREMLTTHGEPPSGLRASRLERSLARLIEQCVAELAAQRPSAAAIVAKLEAIQTRLGAPETRNEIAAWLVLARRGTPAQVKPAEKAKPPARVEVRETAEGPRAKRKIGLPLAGGGVLALLLGASLFGPAPAPSDPEADLDVTPPVNAGVDTATASVRFAVYPWAEVSIDARKPFLTPRAAELELSAGRHRVVFKHPTFGEVSREIQLEAGTTSVVRHVFQKASRP
- a CDS encoding 1-acyl-sn-glycerol-3-phosphate acyltransferase — encoded protein: MSAKTDSDPGFDREQFVLGLAEFLSNWGADSTAALMESLPLGLAEFDDPALAEMARRQLTTGDSWGYHAADPVGRRLSHLALRNSILPASKLLNARVLEVTRGRSVVFLGNHLSFVDGNVLDYLFESAGCGAVSERLTVMVGPKVFALPIRRLASLCFGTIKIPQSTARASGEAVMSAREVAKLARQTLGVVAERQKLGEHLLVFPEGSRSRDGQMQRCLAAVARYIEHEDALVIPFGLWGSERLVPIEEDHVYPAVVRARMGEALDPVALFRAAGGKRNVVGDALGFLIADLLPEAYRGVYSGVTAELERARDVASGVRGG
- a CDS encoding class I SAM-dependent methyltransferase: MQNRDLIERRYADFYNLYVSDFRQDIACYLDVTAKYPGPVLEVGCGTGRVMAKLAQAGFEVHGVDTARPMLEIARRNLAPYGDRAHIADFDLRYAPLYDGFHSVIVSLYSFNTLIDVEEQRLFLRHMTRSLKSPGVVIFDLFCPLSMIQPEISGEWRVIERSVGEHKLVVRDRRDMLTPLLERRTQLFSIDGEPEAEMVTHRRYIPPQQASQLLREAGYENVRWVQNYDLATAASVESNSRPEGPFLIIAER
- the leuC gene encoding 3-isopropylmalate dehydratase large subunit; the protein is MAGKNLLDKVWDLHSVRELPGGQTQLMIGLHLIHEVTSPQGFQMLEDAGLPVLMPGRTFATVDHIVPTDDLSRPLADPLAEEMLSTLEQNTEKHAVRFFAIGSGHQGVLHVVGPEMGLTQPGMTIACGDSHTSTHGAFGAIAFGIGTSQVRDVLASQCLALVRPKVRRIVIDGELGSGVTAKDVILHIIRVLGVKGGVGYAYEYAGSVVEHMTMEERMTLCNMSIEGGARVGYVNPDRITFDYLEGRTHAPEGEAFARAIEWWKTIVSDADASYDDEVAIPASDIAPTVTWGINPGHAISIGESLPRVESLPDDERGSAEEAYGFMQLEPGAPIAGTRINVAFIGSCTNGRLSDLREAAKIAQGRKVEAHVRALVVPGSELVKKQAEAEGLHEIFEAAGFEWREAGCSMCLAMNPDKLVGREMCASSSNRNFRGRQGSPTGRTLLMSPAMVAAAAVTGAVTDVREFKG
- the leuD gene encoding 3-isopropylmalate dehydratase small subunit produces the protein MSKTEKITGRRGKGVVVRGHDIDTDQIIPARFMTSIRFAGLEDHVFEDLRFTADGTPKGHPFNEERFAAASILVVNRNFGCGSSREHAPQALQRWGIGALVGESFAEIFFGNCIAMGIIAVTASADDVGKLMDSIELDPDQEIAIDLESKTVTWRGGSAAVSIPDGPRQQLLEGSWDAMRNLLSASDEIRATAERIPYIDGF